Proteins from a single region of Sphaerochaeta globosa str. Buddy:
- a CDS encoding phosphoenolpyruvate carboxykinase (GTP) has translation MKLTDKELSMNVNDIKHAGLKKWILDFAALTTPNEIVIADGSSAQYDQLVAEQLAGGYCVALNPEKKPGCVAYNSDPSDVARVENRTYIAAQNKEAAGPTNNWIDPTELKKTMTGLYKGCMKGRTLYVIPFSMGPIGSPIAKIGVELTDSAYVVINMMIMTRVGLKVLDVLGTDGAYVPCYHSVGKPLAEGESDNGVWPCAPLDDKYISHFPETREIWSYGSGYGGNALLGKKCLALRIASVLARDEGWLAEHMLILKISNPAGKSIFVTGAFPSACGKTNLAMLIPTIPGWKVETVGDDIAWMKYGSDGRLYAINPEAGFFGVAPGTSSDSNHNALIAASKNTIYTNCALTEDNDIWWEGIGYDAPGKLIDWNGNEWVQRKGDKTQKPAAHPNARFTAPAKQCPSIATEWEDPKGVPISAILFGGRRPKTIPLVHQSHDWNHGVFLGSIVGSEITAAALDLKVGTVRRDPFAMLPFCGYNMGEYFQHWINVGKAAKDQSKLPKIFYVNWFRKTEDGKWLWPGYGENSRVLKWVFEACEGTAKTIDTPIGIMPTADAIDRPEGVTVEDMKELLAVDIDGWINEVEDIRANHYPKFGDKLPKELATFLDQLEANLKAAK, from the coding sequence ATGAAACTTACAGATAAGGAGTTGTCCATGAACGTCAATGACATTAAGCATGCTGGGCTCAAGAAATGGATCTTGGATTTTGCAGCGCTTACGACCCCCAATGAGATCGTTATTGCAGACGGAAGTTCCGCACAGTATGACCAATTGGTAGCCGAGCAGCTTGCCGGCGGATATTGTGTAGCATTGAATCCCGAAAAGAAGCCTGGTTGTGTAGCATACAATTCTGATCCTTCCGACGTTGCTCGTGTAGAGAACAGAACGTATATCGCTGCCCAAAACAAGGAAGCAGCAGGTCCGACCAACAACTGGATCGATCCCACTGAGCTGAAGAAGACCATGACCGGCCTGTACAAGGGCTGCATGAAGGGTCGTACCCTGTATGTTATTCCGTTCTCCATGGGCCCCATCGGTTCCCCCATTGCAAAGATTGGTGTAGAGCTGACCGACAGCGCGTACGTTGTCATCAACATGATGATCATGACCCGTGTCGGCTTGAAGGTTCTGGATGTTCTTGGAACTGACGGTGCCTATGTCCCCTGCTACCACTCTGTCGGCAAACCGCTGGCTGAGGGTGAAAGCGACAATGGCGTCTGGCCTTGCGCCCCGCTTGACGACAAGTATATCTCCCATTTCCCCGAGACCCGCGAGATTTGGTCCTATGGTTCCGGCTATGGTGGAAACGCCCTGCTTGGAAAGAAGTGCCTTGCCCTGCGCATCGCTTCCGTCCTTGCCCGCGATGAAGGCTGGCTCGCTGAGCACATGCTCATCCTCAAGATTTCCAATCCCGCTGGCAAGAGCATTTTTGTCACCGGTGCTTTCCCCTCCGCTTGCGGCAAGACCAACCTGGCCATGCTCATTCCCACCATCCCCGGATGGAAGGTTGAGACCGTCGGTGATGACATTGCCTGGATGAAGTACGGCTCTGACGGCAGATTGTATGCCATCAACCCGGAAGCTGGTTTCTTTGGTGTTGCCCCCGGCACTTCCTCTGATTCCAACCACAATGCTTTGATTGCCGCTTCCAAGAACACCATCTACACCAACTGTGCCCTCACCGAGGACAACGACATTTGGTGGGAAGGCATCGGCTACGATGCTCCTGGCAAGTTGATCGACTGGAACGGCAACGAATGGGTGCAGAGAAAGGGTGACAAGACCCAGAAGCCTGCAGCTCACCCCAATGCACGTTTCACCGCTCCTGCGAAGCAGTGCCCCAGCATTGCAACTGAATGGGAAGACCCGAAGGGTGTGCCCATCAGCGCAATCCTGTTCGGTGGCCGCCGCCCGAAGACCATCCCCTTGGTACACCAGAGTCATGACTGGAACCACGGTGTGTTCCTTGGTTCAATTGTCGGTTCCGAAATCACTGCAGCTGCCCTCGACCTCAAGGTCGGTACTGTCCGCCGTGACCCGTTTGCCATGCTCCCCTTCTGTGGTTACAACATGGGTGAGTATTTCCAGCACTGGATCAACGTCGGTAAGGCTGCCAAGGATCAGAGCAAGCTTCCCAAGATTTTCTATGTCAACTGGTTCCGCAAGACCGAAGACGGCAAGTGGCTCTGGCCGGGTTATGGTGAGAACAGCCGTGTCCTGAAGTGGGTCTTCGAGGCCTGTGAAGGTACTGCAAAGACCATCGACACCCCGATCGGCATTATGCCCACTGCAGACGCCATCGATCGTCCTGAAGGCGTTACTGTTGAGGATATGAAGGAGCTGCTTGCTGTAGATATCGACGGCTGGATCAATGAAGTCGAAGACATCCGCGCCAACCACTACCCGAAGTTCGGTGATAAGCTTCCCAAGGAACTCGCAACCTTCCTGGATCAGCTCGAGGCAAACCTCAAGGCTGCCAAGTAA
- a CDS encoding cyclic nucleotide-binding domain-containing protein, whose protein sequence is MTMQHDAGNPVLEVPKGTVVYEQGAPCSSMFLLRSGSVGLYLNYHTPQQFELFEISKPGSSLGEMGLFDKEPRNATAVALSDCVLVEISQQNFPAFIAAHPEETTHIILDLSQRFKSAIQEVKNSHQIVAECLEALKEAQVNKKDTLKERIRKISDYLLDIPQDVPPELYISFNSRFHGTMF, encoded by the coding sequence ATGACTATGCAGCATGATGCCGGAAATCCTGTTTTGGAGGTCCCCAAGGGGACGGTTGTGTATGAGCAGGGGGCTCCTTGTTCTTCAATGTTTCTGCTAAGAAGCGGTTCTGTGGGGTTGTACCTCAACTACCATACTCCTCAGCAATTCGAACTTTTTGAGATTTCAAAACCCGGTTCGAGTCTGGGAGAGATGGGCCTGTTCGATAAGGAACCAAGGAATGCTACCGCTGTTGCGCTTTCCGATTGTGTTTTGGTTGAGATTTCCCAACAAAATTTCCCCGCCTTTATTGCAGCCCATCCCGAGGAGACGACCCATATAATTCTGGATCTGAGCCAACGCTTCAAGTCGGCTATCCAGGAAGTAAAGAATAGCCACCAAATCGTTGCGGAATGCCTGGAGGCTCTCAAGGAAGCTCAGGTAAACAAGAAGGATACCTTAAAAGAGCGAATTCGTAAGATATCGGATTATTTGCTGGATATTCCCCAGGATGTTCCCCCTGAACTCTATATCAGCTTTAATTCGCGATTCCATGGAACGATGTTTTAG